A region from the Hypomesus transpacificus isolate Combined female chromosome 11, fHypTra1, whole genome shotgun sequence genome encodes:
- the ttl gene encoding tubulin--tyrosine ligase isoform X2 translates to MLGERNRLPFGRLGHEPGLMQLVNYYRGADKLCRKASLVKLIKTSPELRDSCNWFPESYIIYPTNLNTPVAPATNGISHMKSNPKTDEREVFLASYHSKKESGDGTVWIAKSSAGAKGAGIFISHDANQLLEYIDNQGQVHVIQKYLERPLLLEPGHRKFDIRSWVLVDHQYNIYLYREGVLRTSSEPYNSSNLQDMTSHLTNHCIQKEHSHNYGRYEEGNEMFFDEFRQYLLSTHSVALETSILPQIKQIIKSCLSCIEPAISTKHLSYQSFQLFGFDFMLDESFKVWLIEINGAPACAQKLYPELCQGIVDVAVSSVFTLNSDSSSSSSASSSPYSSSPSFSTITTSSCSSPKLRGPLHVGPFTRL, encoded by the exons ATGTTGGGCGAAAGGAACAGACTGCCGTTTGGACGTCTTg GCCATGAACCCGGGCTGATGCAACTGGTGAATTATTACAGGGGAGCTGACAAGCTGTGCCGCAAGGCATCATTAGTCAA attaattaagaccaGTCCAGAATTGAGAGACTCATGCAACTGGTTCCCTGAGTCTTACATCATCTATCCAACCAACCTCAACACTCCTGTTGCTCCTGCGACTAATGGGATTAGCCACATGAAAAGCAACCCAAAGACGGATGAACGCGAGGTCTTCTTGGCTTCCTATCACTCAAAAAAAGAAAGCGGAGACGGAACAGTGTGGATTGCCAAGTCATCTGCTGGGGCAAAAG GTGCTGGAATTTTTATATCCCATGATGCAAATCAGTTGCTGGAATACATTGATAATCAGGGTCAAGTTCACGTCATTCAGAAATATCTAGAGAGGCCACTACTTCTTGAGCCGGGCCATCGCAAGTTTGACATCAG GAGCTGGGTGCTCGTAGACCATCAGTACAACATCTACCTTTACCGAGAAGGTGTGCTGCGGACTTCCTCTGAGCCCTACAACAGCTCCAACCTCCAGGACATGACCAGCCACCTGACCAATCACTGCATTCAGAAGGAGCACTCTCATAACTATGGCCGCTACGAGGAAGGAAACGAAATGTTCTTCGACGAGTTCAGGCAGTACCTGCTCTCCACTCACAGTGTTGCCCTGGAGACTTCCATCTTACCTCAGATCAAGCAAATCATAAA GAGCTGTCTGTCATGTATTGAACCAGCAATCAGCACCAAGCACCTGTCCTATCAGAGCTTCCAGCTCTTTGGCTTTGACTTCATGTTGGATGAGAGCTTCAAGGTGTGGCTGATCGAGATCAACGGGGCTCCGGCTTGCGCACA GAAACTCTATCCAGAGCTTTGCCAGGGTATTGTGGATGTAGCAGTATCCAGTGTCTTCACCCTGAACagtgactcctcctcctcctcctcagcctcttcttccccctactcgtcctccccttccttctcaaCAATCACAACATCCTCTTGTTCCTCCCCGAAATTGAGAGGGCCCCTCCATGTGGGCCCTTTCACTCGACTGTAA
- the polr1b gene encoding DNA-directed RNA polymerase I subunit RPA2, which translates to MDYTTKWSILPTAPSLKNLTEPGFGQPKTQQHAAVQDLTKAHIESFDQAVTDGLCRAVQAIPPLEFTYKNDRISLAFIEAIIYKPAVAKGSICRDLNVFPAECRGRRCSYRGKLVADVSWSVNGIPKGIIKQSLGQVPIMVKSKLCNLHGLSPKELIEHHEEAEEMGGYFIVNGIEKVIRMLIMPRRNYPIAMSRPKWKSRGQGYTQYGISMHCVKEEHTAINMNLHYLDNGTVMLNFIYQKELFFLPLGFALKALVNFTDFQIYQELIKGREDNSFYKSCVSEMLRLVMEEGCTTQVKVLNYLGERFRVKMNLPEWNTHEQCANFLLDQCICIHLKSDVEKFYMLCLMTRKLFTFAKQECMEENPDSLMCHEVLTPGRLYLMFMKEKLASWLVSVKLSMEKRAHRLTGMVSSDHLIKMFNQGTDLTKAFEYLLATGNLTSKTGLGMLQDTGLSVVADKLNFIRYLSHFRCVHRGAAFAKMRTTSVRRLLPESWGFMCPVHTPDGEPCGLMNHMTAHCEIVAQSYLTTTLPALLCSLGVTPVDGSPGQAFSDCYPVVLDGTMVGWVESELAPILADSLRRFKVLKEKKIPPWTEIVLVPKTGKASMYPGLFLFTTPCRMVRPVRNLALGKQELIGTFEQLYINVGVSEDEIQPGVTTHQELFPHSMLSVVANFIPYSDHNQSPRNMYQCQMGKQTMGFPLHSFQDRSDNKLYRLQTPQSPLVRPLMYDHYNMDNYPIGTNAIVAVISYTGYDMEDAMILNKSSWERGFAYGSVYKTELVDLAEKMKGENNLVFGVKPGDLKVMDKLDDDGLPPIGALLHYGDPFYSYVNLNTGQGFVNFYKSQESCIVDNIKVCSNDSGSGRFKRVCITVRVPRNPTIGDKFASRHGQKGILSRLWPAEDMPFTESGMTPDILFNPHGFPSRMTIGMLIESMAGKSGALHGLAHDATPFTFSEEHSALEHFGDMLRAAGYNHYGTERLYSGLSGLELEADIFIGVVYYQRLRHMVSDKFQVRTTGARDKVTNQPVGGRNIQGGIRFGEMERDALLAHGTSFLLHDRLFNCSDRSVAQVCVDCGSLLSPLLEKPPPSWSATRHRKTVCTLCGKSDSIDTVSVPYVFRYFVAELAAMNIKVKLEVK; encoded by the exons ATGGACTACACAACGAAGTGGAGTATCTTACCGACCGCCCCAAGTCTCAAGAATTTGACAGAGCCAGGTTTTGGTCAACCAAAGACGCAACAACATGCTGCCGTTCAAGATCTAACCAAAGCCCACATCGAGTCGTTTGACCAGGCAGTCACGGATGGATTGTGTCGCGCTGTGCAG GCTATTCCTCCACTGGAGTTTACGTACAAAAATGACAGGATCAGTCTTGCATTTATTGAGGCCATTATCTACAAGCCAGCGGTTGCCAAAGGAAGCATCTGCAGAGACCTGAACGTGTTCCCAGCAGAATGCAGGGGCAGACGCTGTTCCTACAGGGGTAAACTGGTG GCAGATGTCAGCTGGTCTGTCAATGGGATTCCTAAAGGTATTATAAAACAGTCTCTGGGCCAAGTGCCCATAATGGTGAAGTCCAAGCTGTGTAACCTACATGGGCTGTCCCCCAAAGAGCTCATTGAGCACCACGAAGAGGCTGAG GAAATGGGGGGCTATTTCATAGTGAATGGCATTGAGAAGGTTATCCGTATGCTAATTATGCCGAGGAGAAACTACCCCATAGCCATGTCAAGACCAAAGTGGAAGAGCAGAGGCCAGGGATACACTCAGTATG GTATCTCAATGCATTGTGTAAAGGAGGAGCACACTGCCATCAACATGAACCTGCATTATCTGGATAACGGCACTGTAATGCTGAACTTCATCTACCAGAAAGAGCTTTTCTTCCTGCCTTTGGGCTTTGCACTGAAG GCGCTCGTGAATTTTACAGACTTTCAGATCTACCAGGAGTTGATCAAGGGTCGAGAAGACAACTCCTTCTACAAGAGCTGTGTGTCAGAGATGCTGCGTCTGGTCATGGAGGAGGGTTGTACCACCCAGGTGAAGGTCCTCAACTATCTTGGCGAGAGATTCCGGGTCAAGATGAACCTTCCAGAGTGGAACACCCACGAGCAGTGTGCAAACTTCCTGCTAGA TCAATGCATCTGCATCCACCTGAAGTCCGATGTGGAGAAGTTCTACATGCTGTGTCTGATGACCAGGAAGCTGTTCACATTTGCCAAGCAGGAGTGCATGGAGGAGAACCCTGACAGCCTCATGTGTCATGAGGTTCTCACGCCTGGACGGCTTTACCTCATGTTCATGAAG GAGAAGTTGGCTTCCTGGCTGGTTTCTGTAAAGCTGTCCATGGAAAAGAGAGCACACAGGCTGACTGGAATGGTGAGCTCTGACCACCTGATCAAGATGTTCAACCAGGGCACTGATCTCACTAAGGCATTCGAGTACCTTCTGGCCACAGGGAATCTCACATCAAAAACAg GTCTGGGTATGCTCCAGGACACAGGCTTGTCGGTGGTGGCCGACAAGCTCAACTTCATCCGTTACCTGTCTCATTTCCGCTGCGTGCACAGAGGTGCAGCCTTCGCCAAGATGAGGACCACTTCTGTGCGTCGGCTGCTGCCTGAGTCCTGGGGCTTCATGTGTCCTGTCCACACCCCTGACGGGGAGCCCTGCGGCCTCATGAACCACATGACGGCACACTGTGAGATTGTGGCCCAATCCTACCTTACCACTACCCTGccagccctgctctgctccctgG GTGTGACGCCTGTGGATGGGTCGCCGGGCCAGGCCTTCTCTGACTGCTACCCCGTGGTCCTGGATGGAACCATGGTGGGCTGGGTTGAGAGCGAGTTGGCGCCCATCTTGGCAGACTCTCTCCGCAGATTTAAG GTCTTGAAAGAGAAGAAGATCCCACCCTGGACGGAGATTGTGTTGGTTCCTAAGACGGGCAAGGCCAGCATGTACCCTGGCCTCTTCCTCTTCACCACACCCTGCCGCATGGTGCGCCCAGTCAGAAACCTGGCGCTGGGCAAGCAGGAGCTGATTGGCACCTTTGAACAG CTGTACATCAACGTGGGCGTCAGTGAGGATGAGATACAGCCAGGCGTGACAACCCACCAGGAGCTCTTCCCCCACAGTATGCTGAGTGTGGTCGCCAACTTCATCCCTTACTCAGACCACAACCAGAGTCCCAGGAACATGTACCAGTGTCAGATGG GTAAGCAGACCATGGGCTTCCCCCTCCATTCATTCCAGGATCGTTCTGACAACAAGCTGTATCGCCTGCAGACCCCCCAGAGCCCTCTGGTCAGGCCCTTAATGTATGATCACTACAACATGGACAACTACCCCATTGGCACCAACGCCATTGTGGCTGTCATCTCTTACACTGGCTATGACATGGAGGATGCTATG ATCCTGAACAAGTCTTCGTGGGAAAGAGGTTTTGCATATGGCAGTGTGTACAAGACTGAGCTTGTGGACCTGGCTGAGAAGATGAAGGGGGAAAACAACCTGGTCTTTGGTGTTAAACCTGGAGACCTAAAGGTGATGGATAAACTGGACGATGATGGCCTCCCTCCCATTGGGGCATTACTACATTATGGAGACCCCTTCTACAGCTACGTCAACCTAAACACCGGCCAGGGCTTTGTCAACTTCTACAA GAGTCAAGAGAGCTGTATTGTAGACAACATCAAGGTCTGCAGCAACGACTCGGGCTCAGGGCGCTTCAAGCGTGTCTGCATAACTGTGCGGGTGCCACGTAACCCCACCATCGGCGACAAGTTTGCCAGCCGCCACGGTCAGAAGGGCATCCTGAGCCGCCTGTGGCCCGCCGAGGATATGCCCTTCACAGAGAGCGGCATGACCCCTGACATCCTGTTCAACCCCCACGGCTTCCCCTCCCGTATGACCATCGGCATGCTCATCGAGAGCATGGCCGGCAAGTCCGGCGCCCTCCACGGCCTGGCCCACGACGCCACGCCCTTCACCTTCTCTGAGGAGCACTCGGCACTGGAGCACTTTGGGGACATGCTGCGAGCAGCCGGCTACAACCACTACGGCACAGAGCGCCTTTACAGCGGCCTGAGCGGTCTGGAGCTGGAGGCAGACATCTTCATTGGCGTGGTCTACTACCAGAGACTACGTCACATGGTGTCCGACAAGTTCCAGGTGCGGACCACGGGGGCAAGAGACAAGGTGACCAACCAGCCGGTGGGAGGGAGAAACATCCAGGGGGGCATTCGCTTCGGGGAGATGGAGCGCGACGCTCTGCTGGCCCACGGGACCTCCTTCCTGCTCCACGACCGCCTTTTCAACTGCTCGGACCGCTCGGTGGCCCAAGTGTGTGTGGACTGCGGCAGCCTGCTGTCGCCCCTGCTGGAGAAGCCCCCACCATCCTGGTCGGCAACACGCCACCGTAAGACTGTCTGCACCCTGTGTGGCAAGAGCGACTCCATCGACACTGTGTCTGTGCCTTATGTCTTCCGGTACTTTGTAGCAGAGTTGGCCGCCATGAATATCAAAGTCAAATTGGAAGTAAAGTGA
- the LOC124474050 gene encoding N-acylneuraminate-9-phosphatase, translating to MDRNSLKAILFDLDNTLIDTAGAGVVAIQKTSELLKTALGQNDHCTDDICDRFKRKLLHETFDAAEGKTIDEVRVKHWDESILEVLSSSYPSLGHKCYYLWKNTRLELLTLSPPVCNLLKELRTSYKLLLLTNGETQTQREKVEAVGCRGYFDAIVVGGEHAEEKPSRSIFTHCFTLLEVQALDCVMVGDSLSTDILGGFKAGVRATVWINNKGGSPPKGLVKPDYTISSVLELPDILAHFKQGS from the exons ATGGACCGTAACAGTTTAAAGGCTATATTGTTTGATCTGGACAACACGCTTATTGACACAGCGGGAGCAGGAGTGGTGGCCATACAAAAA ACAAGTGAGCTCCTGAAAACCGCTTTGGGCCAAAATGACCATTGCACTGATGATATCTGTGACAGGTTCAAAAGGAAGCTTCTTCACGAGACTTTTGACGCTGCAGAGGGAAAGACCATTGATGAGGTGCGTGTCAAGCATTGGGACGAGAGTATCTTGGAAGTATTGAGTAGCTCATACCCTAGCCTGGGACACAAATGCTATTACCTCTGGAAGAACACTCGCCTGGAGCTTCTAACCTTATCACCTCCAGTGTGTAATCTACTGAAGGAGCTGAGGACCAGCTATAAACTACTATTGCTGACAAATGGAGAGACCCAAAcccagagagagaaggtggaggcAGTGGGGTGTCGGGGATATTTCGATGCCATAGTGGTGGGGGGAGAGCATGCAGAGGAGAAGCCCTCGCGATCCATATTTACCCACTGCTTCACCCTGCTGGAGGTGCAGGCTCTTGACTGTGTGATGGTGGGTGACTCTCTGTCCACAGACATCCTGGGGGGCTTCAAGGCAGGGGTCCGTGCCACCGTGTGGATTAACAACAAGGGTGGCTCGCCACCCAAGGGTTTAGTCAAACCGGACTATACCATTTCCAGTGTGTTAGAACTACCAGACATTCTGGCTCATTTCAAACAAGGCTCTTGA
- the ttl gene encoding tubulin--tyrosine ligase isoform X1 has translation MNSTMYTFVARDDNSSVYAEVSKILVSTGQWKRLKRDNPRFNLMLGERNRLPFGRLGHEPGLMQLVNYYRGADKLCRKASLVKLIKTSPELRDSCNWFPESYIIYPTNLNTPVAPATNGISHMKSNPKTDEREVFLASYHSKKESGDGTVWIAKSSAGAKGAGIFISHDANQLLEYIDNQGQVHVIQKYLERPLLLEPGHRKFDIRSWVLVDHQYNIYLYREGVLRTSSEPYNSSNLQDMTSHLTNHCIQKEHSHNYGRYEEGNEMFFDEFRQYLLSTHSVALETSILPQIKQIIKSCLSCIEPAISTKHLSYQSFQLFGFDFMLDESFKVWLIEINGAPACAQKLYPELCQGIVDVAVSSVFTLNSDSSSSSSASSSPYSSSPSFSTITTSSCSSPKLRGPLHVGPFTRL, from the exons ATGAATTCTACAATGTATACATTTGTCGCTCGTGATGACAACAGTAGCGTTTACGCTGAAGTTTCTAAGATTCTCGTCTCGACTGGACAATGGAAGAGGCTGAAAAGGGACAATCCCAGATTCAACTTGATGTTGGGCGAAAGGAACAGACTGCCGTTTGGACGTCTTg GCCATGAACCCGGGCTGATGCAACTGGTGAATTATTACAGGGGAGCTGACAAGCTGTGCCGCAAGGCATCATTAGTCAA attaattaagaccaGTCCAGAATTGAGAGACTCATGCAACTGGTTCCCTGAGTCTTACATCATCTATCCAACCAACCTCAACACTCCTGTTGCTCCTGCGACTAATGGGATTAGCCACATGAAAAGCAACCCAAAGACGGATGAACGCGAGGTCTTCTTGGCTTCCTATCACTCAAAAAAAGAAAGCGGAGACGGAACAGTGTGGATTGCCAAGTCATCTGCTGGGGCAAAAG GTGCTGGAATTTTTATATCCCATGATGCAAATCAGTTGCTGGAATACATTGATAATCAGGGTCAAGTTCACGTCATTCAGAAATATCTAGAGAGGCCACTACTTCTTGAGCCGGGCCATCGCAAGTTTGACATCAG GAGCTGGGTGCTCGTAGACCATCAGTACAACATCTACCTTTACCGAGAAGGTGTGCTGCGGACTTCCTCTGAGCCCTACAACAGCTCCAACCTCCAGGACATGACCAGCCACCTGACCAATCACTGCATTCAGAAGGAGCACTCTCATAACTATGGCCGCTACGAGGAAGGAAACGAAATGTTCTTCGACGAGTTCAGGCAGTACCTGCTCTCCACTCACAGTGTTGCCCTGGAGACTTCCATCTTACCTCAGATCAAGCAAATCATAAA GAGCTGTCTGTCATGTATTGAACCAGCAATCAGCACCAAGCACCTGTCCTATCAGAGCTTCCAGCTCTTTGGCTTTGACTTCATGTTGGATGAGAGCTTCAAGGTGTGGCTGATCGAGATCAACGGGGCTCCGGCTTGCGCACA GAAACTCTATCCAGAGCTTTGCCAGGGTATTGTGGATGTAGCAGTATCCAGTGTCTTCACCCTGAACagtgactcctcctcctcctcctcagcctcttcttccccctactcgtcctccccttccttctcaaCAATCACAACATCCTCTTGTTCCTCCCCGAAATTGAGAGGGCCCCTCCATGTGGGCCCTTTCACTCGACTGTAA
- the ikzf1 gene encoding DNA-binding protein Ikaros isoform X3: MLQLLIPPTVKEESNQNEQREDLTQTGSDRALVLDRLANNVAKRKSTMPQKFVGEKRLSDLSFEAGGGGELMQPHVIDQAINSAISYLGAESLRPLVQTSPASSSDVATGPMFPLHKPPSEGPTANHGLSAKDSAAENLLLLSKSKSASSEKDGSPSPSGQDSTDTESNNEERAGVGGPGLIYLTNHITSGGRNGVMPLVKEEQQRQYEAIRANMEMVSECFKVVGGDGEQIRAYRCEHCRVLFLDHVMYTIHMGCHGFRDPFECNLCGHRSQDRYEFSSHMTRGEHRY, encoded by the exons ATGTTGCAATTGCTAATTCCACCTACAG TAAAGGAAGAAAGCAACCAGAATGAGCAGAGGGAAGACTTAACCCAGACGGGATCTGACAGAGCTTTGGTGCTAGACAGACTAGCTAATAATGTAGCTAAACGTAAGAGCACTATGCCACAGAAGTTTGTGG GTGAGAAGCGTCTGTCGGACCTCTCCTTTGAGGCGGGCGGTGGGGGGGAGCTGATGCAGCCGCATGTCATCGACCAGGCTATCAACAGCGCCATCAGCTACCTGGGAGCTGAGTCACTGCGGCCGCTGGTGCAGACCTCCCCAGCTTCCTCCTCTGACGTGGCCACGGGCCCCATGTTCCCCCTCCACAAGCCCCCCTCCGAGGGCCCAACAGCCAACCATGGCCTGTCAGCTAAAGACAGCGCCGCAGAGAACCTGCTGCTGTTGTCCAAGTCCAAGTCGGCCTCCAGTGAGAAGGATGGTTCTCCCAGCCCCAGCGGCCAGGATTCCACCGACACAGAGAGCAACAACGAAGAGAGAGCCGGTGTTGGGGGCCCAGGGCTCATCTACCTGACCAACCACATCACCTCCGGGGGCCGCAATGGCGTCATGCCCCTGGTGAAAGAAGAGCAGCAGCGGCAGTACGAGGCCATACGGGCCAACATGGAGATGGTCTCTGAGTGTTTCAaggtggtgggtggggatgGGGAACAGATAAGGGCGTACCGGTGTGAACACTGCCGTGTCCTCTTCCTGGACCACGTCATGTACACCATCCATATGGGCTGCCACGGCTTCCGAGATCCCTTTGAGTGCAACCTCTGTGGCCACCGCAGTCAGGACCGTTACGAGTTCTCCTCGCACATGACGCGAGGGGAGCATCGCTActga
- the ikzf1 gene encoding DNA-binding protein Ikaros isoform X2, giving the protein MLQLLIPPTVVKEESNQNEQREDLTQTGSDRALVLDRLANNVAKRKSTMPQKFVGEKRLSDLSFEAGGGGELMQPHVIDQAINSAISYLGAESLRPLVQTSPASSSDVATGPMFPLHKPPSEGPTANHGLSAKDSAAENLLLLSKSKSASSEKDGSPSPSGQDSTDTESNNEERAGVGGPGLIYLTNHITSGGRNGVMPLVKEEQQRQYEAIRANMEMVSECFKVVGGDGEQIRAYRCEHCRVLFLDHVMYTIHMGCHGFRDPFECNLCGHRSQDRYEFSSHMTRGEHRY; this is encoded by the exons ATGTTGCAATTGCTAATTCCACCTACAG TAGTAAAGGAAGAAAGCAACCAGAATGAGCAGAGGGAAGACTTAACCCAGACGGGATCTGACAGAGCTTTGGTGCTAGACAGACTAGCTAATAATGTAGCTAAACGTAAGAGCACTATGCCACAGAAGTTTGTGG GTGAGAAGCGTCTGTCGGACCTCTCCTTTGAGGCGGGCGGTGGGGGGGAGCTGATGCAGCCGCATGTCATCGACCAGGCTATCAACAGCGCCATCAGCTACCTGGGAGCTGAGTCACTGCGGCCGCTGGTGCAGACCTCCCCAGCTTCCTCCTCTGACGTGGCCACGGGCCCCATGTTCCCCCTCCACAAGCCCCCCTCCGAGGGCCCAACAGCCAACCATGGCCTGTCAGCTAAAGACAGCGCCGCAGAGAACCTGCTGCTGTTGTCCAAGTCCAAGTCGGCCTCCAGTGAGAAGGATGGTTCTCCCAGCCCCAGCGGCCAGGATTCCACCGACACAGAGAGCAACAACGAAGAGAGAGCCGGTGTTGGGGGCCCAGGGCTCATCTACCTGACCAACCACATCACCTCCGGGGGCCGCAATGGCGTCATGCCCCTGGTGAAAGAAGAGCAGCAGCGGCAGTACGAGGCCATACGGGCCAACATGGAGATGGTCTCTGAGTGTTTCAaggtggtgggtggggatgGGGAACAGATAAGGGCGTACCGGTGTGAACACTGCCGTGTCCTCTTCCTGGACCACGTCATGTACACCATCCATATGGGCTGCCACGGCTTCCGAGATCCCTTTGAGTGCAACCTCTGTGGCCACCGCAGTCAGGACCGTTACGAGTTCTCCTCGCACATGACGCGAGGGGAGCATCGCTActga
- the fignl1 gene encoding fidgetin-like protein 1, which yields MSGPHLGEWQRRSFDISSGTCTPEQTADSYRAHILAIQYAWASSQLSEAGADSLLRTYSERYAAVLDSDDPCTGLNNYAESALHLARSQRNHSDKWESSLTKASVLELPCVQKMIQSGTDGGKSLVVPADVNISVGQDSGCSSQSLPSTETLPLLFKSTGPPLPMAEGSSIFSHPLGGAADRPRGFDRILSNANAYACPPPQAQSLFGQNSPVSVQANPGPTAGSHSHQSAFFPTSNSCKRKNFYSSGGDGGRESGRGASSVQAVSDSRSGTNFKTAREKFIVDQQKKHSHQTQRAQPPGMAAAMKKSLGANRPRGTFSKFVSPMPKQDEDEGGPCNNAAQESQVTDERLKNFEPKIIELIMSEIMDHGPPVAWDDIAGLEFAKATIKEIVVWPMLRPDIFTGLRGPPKGILLFGPPGTGKTLIGKCIACQSGATFFSISASSLTSKWVGEGEKMVRALFTIARCHQPAVIFIDEIDSLLSQRTDGEHDSSRRIKTEFLVQLDGAATSAEDRILVVGATNRPQEIDEAARRRLSKRLYIPLPEAAARRQIVTNLMAQEKSQIGEEGLESVVTGTEGFSGADMTQLCREAALGPIRSIQLCDMATITADQVRPILHCDFQEALRTVRPSVSPKDLELYQDWNKTFGCGR from the coding sequence ATGAGTGGTCCACACCTGGGCGAGTGGCAGAGGAGGTCCTTTGACATTTCATCTGGCACCTGCACACCTGAACAGACGGCAGACTCCTATCGGGCACATATCCTCGCCATTCAATATGCATGGGCGAGTTCCCAGCTCTCTGAGGCGGGCGCAGACAGCCTGCTCAGGACCTACTCCGAGCGCTATGCCGCAGTGCTGGACTCTGACGACCCTTGCACAGGTCTCAACAACTATGCAGAGAGTGCTCTGCACCTGGCTCGCAGTCAGAGGAACCACAGCGACAAATGGGAATCGTCCCTTACCAAGGCGAGTGTGCTGGAGCTGCCGTGCGTGCAGAAGATGATTCAATCTGGGACAGACGGTGGAAAGTCCCTTGTGGTGCCAGCAGATGTTAACATATCTGTAGGACAAGACAGTGGATGCAGCTCCCAGTCTCTACCCTCTACAGAGACTTTGCCCCTACTATTCAAGTCCACAGGACCCCCATTGCCCATGGCTGAGGGAAGCAGCATTTTTAGCCATCCACTGGGTGGTGCTGCAGACAGACCAAGGGGCTTTGACAGAATCTTGAGTAATGCCAATGCCTATGCTTGTCCACCACCACAAGCTCAGTCTCTATTTGGCCAGAACTCCCCAGTTTCCGTACAAGCAAACCCAGGCCCCACAGCAGGCTCACACAGTCACCAGTCTGCCTTCTTCCCTACCTCTAACTCCTGTAAGAGGAAGAACTTCTACAGCTCAGGTGGGGATGGGGGCAGGGAATCTGGGAGGGGGGCATCTAGCGTCCAGGCAGTGTCAGACTCACGGAGTGGTACTAACTTTAAAACGGCGAGGGAGAAGTTCATTGTTGACCAGCAGAAAAAACATTCCCACCAGACCCAGAGAGCTCAGCCGCCAGGTATGGCAGCTGCCATGAAGAAATCCCTGGGAGCCAACAGGCCACGAGGGACCTTCTCTAAGTTTGTGTCCCCTATGCCAAAGCAGGACGAAGATGAGGGTGGACCCTGCAACAACGCGGCTCAAGAGAGTCAGGTTACTGATGAGCGTCTTAAAAACTTTGAGCCCAAGATCATTGAGCTTATTATGAGTGAAATCATGGACCACGGACCACCTGTGGCCTGGGATGACATAGCAGGCTTGGAGTTTGCGAAAGCCACCATTAAGGAGATAGTAGTGTGGCCTATGCTGCGACCTGACATCTTCACTGGGCTCCGTGGCCCCCCCAAAGGCATTCTCCTGTTTGGGCCACCAGGAACAGGTAAAACACTCATCGGGAAATGTATTGCTTGCCAGTCAGGAGCCACCTTCTTTAGCATTAGTGCTTCATCGCTCACTTCAAAGTGGGTGGGCGAAGGGGAAAAAATGGTAAGAGCACTGTTTACCATTGCCCGCTGTCATCAGCCAGCAGTCATCTTCATCGATGAGATTGACTCCCTGCTGTCTCAGAGGACGGATGGGGAGCATGACTCATCCAGACGTATAAAAACAGAGTTTTTGGTTCAGCTGGATGGAGCAGCTACCTCCGCTGAAGACCGTATCCTGGTGGTGGGGGCCACCAACCGCCCTCAGGAGATTGACGAGGCTGCCCGTAGACGCCTTTCAAAACGCCTGTACATCCCCCTCCCAGAGGCTGCTGCACGACGACAGATAGTGACCAACCTCATGGCTCAAGAGAAGAGccagataggagaggaggggttagagagcGTTGTTACAGGAACAGAGGGCTTCTCTGGGGCAGATATGACCCAGCTGTGCCGAGAGGCAGCGTTGGGGCCCATACGGAGCATCCAGTTATGTGACATGGCCACCATCACAGCTGACCAGGTGCGGCCCATCCTACACTGTGACTTCCAGGAGGCTCTGAGGACGGTGCGGCCCAGTGTGTCACCCAAAGACCTGGAGCTGTACCAGGACTGGAACAAGACTTTTGGATGTGGACGTTAA